In Leuconostocaceae bacterium ESL0723, the following proteins share a genomic window:
- a CDS encoding Wzz/FepE/Etk N-terminal domain-containing protein, protein MENIFDLKLLVKMVRREWLKILAIAFLFALAFFAYAKVFVTPQYQATVSLLVNKKDDHQDSTNDEQQAAVAIINTYKDIISRPVISNKVAQNLSTWSSDNPRYYPGLTGGDVSKMVNTASQNNSQVFSINAKAPSPRLAADVANEVARVFQSEIAQVMDGKSVTVISKATPNNQPISPKIKRMTFLGFVIGLVLAFAVYLIRFLWQAGQDDGYPDNPADKQGKITPLTEPNHAVGETRVQRYSDS, encoded by the coding sequence ATGGAAAACATTTTTGACCTAAAACTCCTTGTGAAAATGGTGCGGCGGGAATGGCTAAAGATTTTAGCGATTGCTTTCCTATTTGCTTTAGCATTTTTCGCCTATGCGAAGGTTTTTGTAACACCACAGTACCAGGCCACTGTTTCCCTCCTGGTCAACAAAAAAGATGACCACCAGGACAGCACCAACGATGAACAACAGGCCGCCGTGGCCATTATTAATACCTATAAGGATATTATTAGTCGGCCAGTCATTAGCAACAAGGTGGCCCAGAACCTGTCAACTTGGAGTTCTGATAATCCCCGTTACTATCCGGGTTTAACTGGTGGCGATGTGTCTAAGATGGTGAACACAGCCAGCCAGAACAATTCTCAAGTTTTCAGTATTAACGCTAAGGCGCCCAGTCCTCGTTTGGCAGCTGATGTTGCCAATGAGGTTGCCCGGGTTTTCCAGTCTGAGATTGCTCAAGTTATGGATGGTAAGAGTGTCACCGTGATTTCTAAGGCGACCCCGAACAACCAACCAATTAGTCCTAAAATTAAGCGGATGACTTTCTTAGGATTTGTGATTGGTCTGGTCTTAGCCTTTGCGGTCTACCTGATCCGCTTCCTTTGGCAAGCAGGGCAGGATGACGGTTACCCTGATAATCCAGCTGATAAGCAGGGTAAGATTACACCACTAACTGAACCAAATCATGCTGTCGGAGAAACCCGCGTACAACGCTACTCAGATTCTTAA
- the map gene encoding type I methionyl aminopeptidase, translating to MISLKSPREIEAMRKSGAIIAGMHLMLRDLIKPGIDTWEIETKCREYIESHGGVPLQIGFEGFKYATTISVNNEVAHGLPRKGLKLKNGDLVKVDTVVGLDGAVSDSAWSYAVGEVSPEVKELMRVAKKSLYLGIDQAVIGNRIGDIGAVIQDYTENQHHYGDVRQYIGHGVGPTMHEEPQVPHYGKAGHGLRLREGMTITIEPMINLGGWEVTTDETPEDGWTVRTADGSWSAQYEHTLAITKDGPKILTSQDPELDAKYL from the coding sequence ATGATCAGTTTAAAATCACCACGTGAAATCGAGGCGATGCGCAAGTCCGGCGCCATCATTGCCGGCATGCATTTGATGCTGCGCGATTTAATCAAGCCCGGTATTGATACCTGGGAAATCGAAACGAAGTGTCGGGAATATATTGAAAGCCACGGTGGCGTCCCACTGCAAATTGGTTTTGAAGGTTTCAAGTACGCCACAACAATCAGTGTTAATAACGAGGTGGCCCACGGTCTGCCCCGTAAGGGTCTTAAGTTAAAGAACGGTGACCTAGTCAAGGTTGACACGGTCGTTGGTTTGGACGGCGCTGTTTCTGACTCAGCGTGGTCTTATGCGGTTGGCGAGGTCAGCCCTGAAGTTAAAGAGCTAATGCGGGTTGCTAAGAAATCCCTCTATCTGGGAATTGACCAGGCCGTGATTGGTAATCGAATCGGCGATATTGGTGCCGTTATCCAAGACTACACTGAGAACCAGCACCATTATGGTGATGTTCGTCAGTACATCGGTCATGGCGTTGGGCCAACTATGCACGAAGAACCCCAAGTGCCGCATTATGGTAAGGCCGGCCACGGTCTCCGCCTGCGCGAGGGGATGACGATTACAATTGAACCAATGATTAATCTCGGTGGCTGGGAAGTCACGACCGACGAAACCCCCGAAGATGGTTGGACAGTGCGGACTGCGGATGGCTCTTGGTCAGCCCAGTACGAACACACTCTAGCCATCACCAAGGACGGTCCCAAGATTTTGACCAGTCAGGATCCGGAACTTGATGCCAAGTACCTGTGA
- a CDS encoding KxYKxGKxW signal peptide domain-containing protein — protein MNVTTNDRFKMFKSGKVWVVAGAAALAFAPAALASANADDTTSADSTAAASTTAAPADGTVKNADGSETTTATTTNADGSKTVTQTTNTPVTNTGSSQTKVPASGINEDVNLYNTDQDSGFTPGQSKTLYVVGTRTTNYPELANQQDPANGDLKVWLTTAAGSSDGPNGTVLDSSATASNPLTLSADKAGNVVGQITFTPEAGKVYALHVEQADAGNDRGSASTPDGDLIWSNVLVGSVKTTQTTTTIPAPAPTPTPNPTPAPQPTPAPQPTPTTNPSTTPATPAATPAATPATPAANTPSALPETGAKAANNEAGVVALAAASVAAAFGAMVYKRKH, from the coding sequence ATGAACGTAACTACTAACGATCGTTTCAAGATGTTCAAGTCTGGTAAGGTCTGGGTTGTTGCTGGTGCCGCTGCTTTGGCTTTTGCCCCTGCAGCTCTTGCTTCAGCTAACGCTGACGACACTACTTCAGCAGACTCAACTGCAGCAGCTTCAACTACTGCAGCACCTGCCGATGGTACTGTTAAGAACGCTGACGGATCAGAAACTACTACTGCAACCACCACTAACGCTGATGGTTCAAAGACTGTTACTCAGACGACTAACACGCCTGTAACTAACACTGGTTCATCACAGACTAAGGTACCTGCAAGTGGTATCAACGAAGATGTTAACCTGTACAACACTGATCAGGACAGCGGTTTCACTCCTGGACAGTCAAAGACTTTGTACGTGGTTGGTACTCGTACTACTAACTACCCAGAATTGGCTAACCAACAGGATCCTGCAAACGGTGACTTGAAGGTTTGGTTGACTACTGCTGCTGGTTCATCTGATGGACCTAACGGTACTGTTTTGGACTCATCAGCTACTGCCTCAAACCCATTGACTTTGAGTGCTGACAAGGCTGGTAACGTTGTTGGTCAGATTACTTTCACTCCTGAAGCTGGTAAGGTTTACGCCTTGCACGTGGAACAGGCAGATGCAGGTAACGACCGTGGTTCAGCATCAACTCCTGACGGTGACTTGATTTGGTCTAACGTTTTGGTTGGTTCAGTTAAGACTACGCAGACGACTACTACTATCCCTGCGCCTGCTCCAACTCCAACTCCAAACCCAACGCCTGCTCCACAGCCAACTCCAGCACCACAGCCAACGCCTACTACTAACCCAAGTACGACGCCAGCTACTCCAGCCGCAACGCCTGCTGCAACTCCAGCAACGCCAGCTGCTAACACCCCTTCAGCATTGCCTGAAACTGGTGCCAAGGCTGCTAACAACGAAGCTGGTGTGGTAGCCCTTGCTGCTGCTTCAGTTGCCGCTGCCTTCGGTGCAATGGTTTACAAGCGCAAGCACTAA
- a CDS encoding CsbD family protein codes for MKNFLLAASLLGNAALAYYLFKDEDAVKDLREKADAWGDQLNGKAQQLKGSLTGNNGDKLAGDFDEAKGRVEEGANNLKNQAKDAADDAKEQFS; via the coding sequence ATGAAGAATTTTTTGCTAGCTGCAAGCTTGTTGGGTAACGCCGCTTTGGCCTACTACCTCTTCAAGGATGAAGATGCAGTCAAGGACTTGCGTGAGAAGGCTGATGCCTGGGGCGACCAGTTGAATGGTAAGGCTCAGCAGTTGAAGGGTTCATTGACTGGTAACAACGGTGACAAGTTAGCCGGTGACTTCGATGAAGCCAAGGGCCGTGTCGAAGAAGGTGCTAACAACCTGAAGAACCAGGCCAAGGATGCTGCTGACGACGCTAAGGAACAGTTTTCATAA